In Corynebacterium endometrii, one DNA window encodes the following:
- a CDS encoding molybdopterin-binding protein encodes MVTYAIILAGGRSSRVHRSAPIMVPDKPFLQRMDGGERLIDVALRVTAGCARRVVVGPAMDLPAGVRRVREAPPQSGPASAIAAGLATIGGGPEDSVLILAADMPSPEVAGLLEAELHGDGLIAVAGGYPQPLLCRLRLDAARTAFDGVRGGSVKRCLDGLDLREIALGDDAARDVDTWDDATNAGFGVAPGAARWVVARQRVYDAGRSIGLNRAEEQVPAVGLRLAQPACTPIPVPHYSSSAMDGFAVAGPGPWRLLEPAATGAQGRNIHRKSGRLRPGQALPILTGSVLPDGTEAIVRAEHARMVGEGVELLDGHAISPGADVRHAGEELAQGDVIIEAGTVLHARHLPLLAACGVDSVVADRPLTVDCAFTGNEVITSGIPGPGEVRDAFSSSFPTLISEMGARVGRMDRLPDSPDEVREWLASSTADVVLVTGGSGRSGQDFARTCITELADEILADSIHCQPGHPTLIASRGVRGRLQLVIGVPGNPLAAHVALHSFAAPAFAGARGQGFPAVRTCTLDGEFHALHRDRVRLIPASLGGGRATPMANTNSHMLSGYANADCLLVIDPAGAKAGDLVNYLPLHQG; translated from the coding sequence ATGGTTACCTACGCAATCATCCTGGCCGGCGGCCGCAGCTCGCGCGTCCACCGGTCCGCCCCCATCATGGTGCCTGACAAGCCTTTTCTCCAGCGTATGGACGGCGGCGAGCGCCTGATCGATGTGGCGCTTAGAGTCACCGCGGGCTGCGCCCGGCGCGTGGTAGTGGGCCCCGCGATGGATCTGCCGGCCGGGGTGAGGCGAGTGCGGGAGGCTCCCCCGCAAAGCGGGCCGGCATCGGCCATCGCCGCGGGGCTGGCCACGATTGGCGGCGGCCCTGAAGATTCCGTGCTGATCCTCGCCGCGGACATGCCCTCCCCGGAGGTTGCTGGCCTCCTCGAGGCCGAACTTCACGGGGACGGGCTCATCGCCGTCGCGGGCGGGTATCCCCAGCCGCTGCTATGCCGGCTACGCCTCGATGCCGCGCGCACCGCGTTCGACGGGGTACGCGGCGGATCCGTAAAACGCTGCCTTGACGGGCTCGACCTGCGCGAGATTGCCCTGGGTGACGATGCCGCTCGGGACGTGGACACGTGGGATGACGCGACGAACGCCGGCTTCGGGGTGGCCCCAGGGGCTGCGCGCTGGGTTGTTGCGCGCCAGCGGGTCTATGACGCCGGGCGGTCAATAGGGCTAAATCGTGCGGAGGAGCAGGTCCCCGCGGTTGGGCTCCGGCTCGCCCAACCTGCGTGCACTCCCATCCCCGTCCCCCATTACTCCTCTAGCGCCATGGACGGATTCGCCGTTGCCGGTCCCGGCCCGTGGCGCCTGCTAGAGCCCGCGGCCACAGGCGCACAGGGCCGCAATATTCACCGCAAATCCGGCCGGTTGCGCCCCGGGCAGGCTCTGCCGATCCTGACCGGTTCCGTCCTGCCCGATGGGACCGAGGCAATCGTCCGCGCCGAGCACGCCCGAATGGTAGGCGAGGGCGTGGAACTGCTCGATGGCCACGCCATAAGCCCCGGCGCGGATGTCCGCCACGCTGGCGAGGAGCTAGCCCAGGGAGACGTCATAATTGAGGCTGGCACGGTGCTGCACGCGCGCCACCTGCCGTTGCTCGCCGCGTGCGGTGTGGACAGCGTGGTGGCGGATAGGCCGCTGACGGTGGACTGCGCCTTTACCGGCAACGAGGTCATCACCTCCGGTATCCCCGGCCCGGGGGAGGTCCGTGATGCTTTCAGCTCCTCCTTCCCCACGCTGATTTCTGAAATGGGGGCGCGGGTCGGCCGCATGGACCGCCTGCCGGATTCGCCGGATGAGGTCAGGGAGTGGCTGGCATCCTCCACCGCGGACGTGGTGTTGGTCACCGGTGGTTCGGGACGTTCCGGCCAGGATTTCGCGCGGACGTGCATCACCGAACTCGCCGATGAAATCCTCGCCGATTCCATCCATTGCCAGCCCGGACACCCCACCTTGATAGCCAGCCGCGGTGTGCGGGGACGCTTACAGTTGGTTATCGGGGTGCCGGGCAACCCCCTGGCCGCCCACGTTGCTTTGCATTCTTTTGCCGCTCCCGCGTTTGCCGGCGCCCGCGGCCAAGGATTCCCGGCGGTACGCACCTGCACGCTTGACGGCGAGTTCCATGCGCTTCACCGCGACAGGGTCCGCCTCATCCCGGCCAGCCTCGGCGGCGGCAGGGCCACCCCCATGGCCAATACTAATTCCCACATGCTCAGCGGTTATGCCAACGCGGATTGCCTGCTAGTCATTGACCCCGCCGGTGCGAAGGCCGGTGATTTAGTCAACTATCTGCCGCTTCACCAGGGGTAG
- the moaC gene encoding cyclic pyranopterin monophosphate synthase MoaC — MSDSLTHVRADGSAHMVDVTAKAETSRTAVATGTVHMQPEVLSMLFDAQLPKGDALPVARVAGIMGAKKTPEIIPLCHPLPLGKVTVDFERGDGCVVITASVKTRGVTGVEMEALTAVSTAALTVYDMIKAVDKHAVISGIRVLSKSGGKSGDWSVK; from the coding sequence ATGTCTGATTCGCTCACGCACGTTCGCGCGGATGGTTCCGCCCATATGGTTGACGTCACCGCCAAGGCGGAGACCTCCCGTACCGCCGTGGCCACCGGCACGGTGCACATGCAGCCCGAGGTCCTCTCCATGCTCTTCGATGCCCAGCTTCCCAAGGGCGACGCCCTGCCCGTGGCCCGCGTCGCCGGAATCATGGGAGCTAAGAAAACCCCGGAGATCATTCCGCTGTGTCACCCGTTGCCGCTGGGGAAGGTCACGGTGGATTTCGAGCGGGGTGACGGCTGCGTGGTCATTACGGCGAGTGTGAAGACCCGTGGGGTAACAGGCGTGGAAATGGAGGCGCTTACGGCCGTGTCCACGGCGGCGCTGACCGTCTATGACATGATCAAGGCCGTAGACAAACACGCGGTCATTAGCGGCATTCGCGTGCTGTCAAAGTCAGGCGGCAAATCCGGTGACTGGAGCGTTAAATAG
- a CDS encoding MogA/MoaB family molybdenum cofactor biosynthesis protein, which translates to MARALVVVASTRAARGEYRDRSGALLVDWLRDQGFEVGEPLIVADSDMPSAMQTLFAGDPPRVVLTTGGTGITSDDHTVAAVRPYLDKELPGIMTEFFRRGVEKVPTAILSGGVAGIAGRTFVMTLPGSTGGVKDGIAVLEPVLDHIVALLEGTPGH; encoded by the coding sequence GTGGCACGCGCTCTCGTTGTCGTGGCGTCCACGCGCGCGGCGCGCGGCGAGTACCGGGACCGCTCCGGCGCCCTGCTAGTCGATTGGCTGCGCGACCAGGGCTTTGAGGTTGGGGAGCCCCTCATAGTCGCCGACTCCGATATGCCCTCCGCTATGCAAACCCTTTTTGCCGGCGACCCGCCGCGCGTGGTGCTCACCACGGGAGGAACGGGAATAACCTCCGATGATCACACGGTAGCGGCCGTGCGCCCCTACCTCGATAAGGAATTGCCCGGCATCATGACGGAGTTTTTCCGCCGGGGAGTAGAAAAAGTCCCCACCGCGATTCTCAGCGGTGGGGTAGCGGGGATCGCCGGGCGCACGTTCGTCATGACGCTGCCGGGCTCTACCGGGGGCGTCAAAGATGGAATCGCCGTGCTTGAGCCGGTCCTAGACCACATAGTTGCGCTGCTTGAGGGAACGCCCGGGCACTAG
- a CDS encoding antibiotic biosynthesis monooxygenase family protein codes for MSIVKINAISVPAGAGEELEKRFAARKNAVDSAPGFEGFELLRPVAGDDRYFVVTRWADEESFAAWRDSDPHTRKPGESGEEAVERNRASHGGAHTGGKKPVATGADLLEFEVVLESRP; via the coding sequence ATGTCTATCGTAAAGATTAACGCCATTTCCGTCCCGGCGGGCGCTGGTGAGGAACTTGAGAAGCGCTTTGCCGCCCGCAAGAATGCAGTGGATTCCGCCCCTGGCTTTGAGGGGTTTGAACTCCTGCGCCCTGTCGCCGGCGATGACCGCTACTTCGTGGTAACCCGCTGGGCCGATGAAGAATCTTTCGCCGCGTGGCGCGATTCAGACCCGCACACCCGCAAGCCGGGCGAGTCCGGCGAGGAAGCCGTAGAGCGCAATCGCGCCTCCCACGGCGGAGCCCACACCGGCGGCAAGAAGCCCGTGGCCACAGGCGCGGATTTGTTGGAATTCGAGGTTGTACTTGAATCCAGGCCTTAA
- a CDS encoding tripartite tricarboxylate transporter permease yields the protein MNLFSGFEVAFSPTNLLFVTIGVVVGTVIGLIPGLGPVTAIALLLPLTYELDATTAIMMLAGIYYGSMYGGRIPAILLRLPGDAAAVVTTFDGYPLAKQGRASEALSLTGFGSFIGSTIAILTLTLMAPTMANIAGSITSADMFILAALGLFMIVMLGSGSKAKALIIGSLGIVVSMIGIDPIDGNARLTFGSLELLGGINIVAVAVGLFGIGELIYNAEHGFYTGTKDLPVKPKLPSKMDWVFARFAILRAAVVGTIIGMIPGGGGPVASVVSYGVEKKVSKRPEKFGKGAIEGLAATETADNASSNSAFIPLLTLGVPPNPVLALIFGALLLQNITPGPTLINDHPQLFWGVIASMYIGNVLLLALNLPLVGVFVQMLRIRGSIMAPIIIIVAICGVFSVRNSLFDVITAIIFGVIGYILRKANFELGPFILGFILGPILEVEFRRTMLVSEGDLGTFLERPLFLAIVMLIAISLIAPAVNKLRKRQAELREKAHDPDHTMYIG from the coding sequence ATGAACCTCTTTAGTGGGTTCGAGGTGGCTTTTAGCCCGACGAACCTCCTGTTTGTCACCATCGGCGTAGTCGTCGGTACCGTCATCGGCCTGATTCCGGGCCTGGGCCCGGTTACCGCCATCGCTCTGCTGTTGCCGCTCACCTACGAGCTCGATGCGACTACCGCGATCATGATGCTGGCCGGTATTTACTACGGTTCCATGTATGGCGGGCGCATCCCCGCAATTTTGCTCCGCCTGCCCGGTGACGCCGCCGCGGTGGTAACGACATTCGATGGATACCCGCTTGCGAAGCAGGGCCGCGCCTCCGAGGCTCTGTCCCTCACCGGCTTCGGTTCGTTCATCGGTTCCACCATCGCCATTTTGACCTTGACCTTGATGGCGCCAACGATGGCGAACATCGCCGGTTCCATCACTTCCGCGGATATGTTCATCCTGGCCGCGCTCGGCTTGTTCATGATTGTGATGCTCGGATCGGGCTCCAAGGCCAAGGCCCTCATCATCGGCAGCCTGGGCATCGTCGTCTCGATGATCGGCATCGACCCAATCGACGGTAACGCCCGCCTGACGTTTGGATCCCTCGAGCTGCTCGGCGGCATCAACATCGTCGCCGTGGCCGTGGGCTTGTTCGGCATCGGCGAGCTCATCTACAACGCGGAGCACGGTTTCTACACCGGCACCAAGGACCTCCCCGTCAAGCCTAAGCTGCCGTCAAAGATGGACTGGGTATTCGCCCGCTTCGCCATCCTCCGCGCGGCCGTGGTTGGCACGATTATTGGCATGATTCCTGGCGGCGGCGGACCCGTGGCCTCCGTGGTCTCCTACGGCGTGGAGAAGAAGGTCTCCAAGCGCCCGGAAAAATTTGGTAAGGGCGCCATCGAGGGATTGGCGGCCACTGAGACGGCCGATAACGCCTCGTCGAACTCCGCCTTCATTCCGCTGCTAACCCTGGGTGTTCCGCCGAACCCCGTGCTGGCGCTGATCTTCGGCGCGCTTTTGCTGCAAAACATCACCCCGGGCCCCACGCTGATCAACGATCACCCGCAGCTATTCTGGGGCGTGATTGCCTCCATGTACATCGGCAATGTGCTCCTATTGGCGCTCAACCTGCCGCTCGTGGGCGTGTTCGTTCAGATGCTGCGCATCCGCGGCTCCATCATGGCGCCGATCATTATCATCGTGGCAATCTGCGGCGTATTTTCCGTCCGGAATTCCCTGTTCGATGTCATCACCGCGATTATCTTCGGCGTGATTGGCTACATCCTGCGTAAGGCGAACTTTGAGCTGGGCCCATTCATCCTGGGCTTCATCCTCGGCCCAATCCTTGAGGTGGAGTTCCGCCGCACGATGCTGGTATCCGAGGGCGACCTTGGCACTTTCCTGGAGCGCCCGCTGTTCCTGGCAATCGTCATGCTCATCGCTATCTCGCTGATCGCCCCGGCCGTCAATAAACTCCGCAAGCGCCAGGCCGAACTGCGTGAGAAGGCCCATGACCCTGACCACACCATGTACATCGGTTAA
- a CDS encoding tripartite tricarboxylate transporter TctB family protein gives MSIERTPKLGSDPRLTPAEDVRQTTAGAADAGADIQEMEGLGIDTSGMREGNTPMFLIIMLGLAAVAAFLIAYSFRLGTGTLAAPGSGLLLLAAGIIIAICLPFTWLLKEKFEIFNPHRVSHSGAMMLGLAAFVVLYWAGGFFVAAVIATLIISRWSSEESWRNVIILSIAVPAACYLIFVLGFQVSLNPAPGWL, from the coding sequence ATGAGCATTGAACGCACCCCTAAGCTGGGCTCAGATCCGCGTCTCACCCCCGCAGAAGACGTGCGGCAGACAACGGCCGGGGCGGCCGACGCAGGGGCTGACATCCAGGAGATGGAAGGCCTAGGCATCGACACGTCCGGCATGCGCGAGGGCAACACGCCGATGTTTCTCATAATCATGTTGGGTTTGGCCGCGGTGGCCGCCTTCTTGATTGCCTACTCATTCCGGCTGGGAACCGGCACGCTGGCGGCCCCAGGCTCGGGATTGTTGCTGCTGGCTGCCGGCATAATCATCGCCATCTGCCTGCCTTTTACCTGGTTGTTGAAGGAAAAGTTTGAGATCTTCAACCCGCACCGAGTCAGCCATTCCGGCGCCATGATGCTGGGCCTGGCCGCATTCGTGGTGCTGTATTGGGCAGGCGGATTCTTCGTGGCGGCGGTCATTGCCACCTTGATCATTTCTCGCTGGTCTTCCGAGGAGTCGTGGCGAAACGTGATCATTTTATCCATCGCGGTTCCGGCTGCGTGCTACCTCATCTTCGTCTTGGGCTTCCAGGTTTCTTTGAACCCGGCCCCGGGCTGGCTCTAG
- a CDS encoding tripartite tricarboxylate transporter substrate binding protein, whose product MTRKKVLAGLMCLVAAGGLSACAQEDGEYPSRKVELLVAYGAGSGNDVVARAFAESFEQITGANVLVVNRPGAGGIVGSTEAMLKEADGYNLYFAPVAAFTSAQLLQDVEFSPQDFETVVGLSQTPFAISVKADSPITDLTQLDALGGSASYATLGVGHASQALLGMILKQQGVTGRAVPFDGSGNVIQSTVSGETDFAVTDVSTAMSRAKGGETRILAVTGEKRLEALPDVPTVEELGLPGSEYLGSQALAVPDGMDPQRLEELTKVAEQAINSESYQEFLEANHYELPQIEGPDWMNVYVPEEQNRLSADYAELGIEKR is encoded by the coding sequence ATGACAAGGAAGAAAGTACTAGCTGGGCTCATGTGCCTGGTCGCGGCAGGCGGTTTGAGCGCCTGCGCACAGGAAGATGGCGAATACCCCTCCCGCAAGGTAGAGCTACTAGTTGCATACGGCGCCGGCAGTGGCAATGACGTGGTCGCCCGCGCCTTCGCCGAAAGCTTCGAGCAAATCACCGGCGCCAACGTCCTGGTAGTCAACCGCCCGGGCGCCGGCGGAATCGTGGGCTCTACCGAAGCCATGCTCAAAGAGGCGGACGGCTACAACCTTTATTTCGCCCCGGTAGCGGCCTTCACCTCCGCCCAGCTGCTGCAGGATGTGGAATTCTCACCGCAGGACTTCGAAACGGTAGTGGGCCTGAGCCAAACCCCCTTCGCCATTTCCGTCAAGGCTGACTCCCCGATTACCGATTTGACGCAGCTCGATGCCCTAGGCGGCTCGGCGTCCTACGCCACCCTGGGAGTGGGCCATGCCAGCCAGGCTCTACTGGGAATGATCCTCAAGCAGCAGGGCGTGACCGGCCGCGCGGTTCCTTTCGACGGCTCGGGCAACGTCATTCAGTCCACAGTGTCGGGGGAAACGGACTTCGCGGTTACGGACGTTTCCACCGCCATGTCCCGCGCCAAGGGCGGCGAGACCCGGATTCTGGCCGTGACCGGTGAAAAGCGCCTGGAGGCCCTCCCCGACGTTCCTACCGTTGAAGAACTGGGTCTTCCCGGCTCGGAGTACCTCGGTTCCCAAGCCCTAGCCGTGCCGGACGGCATGGATCCCCAGCGCCTGGAGGAACTGACGAAGGTCGCCGAACAGGCCATCAATTCGGAAAGCTACCAGGAGTTCCTCGAGGCCAATCATTACGAGCTTCCCCAAATTGAAGGCCCCGACTGGATGAACGTATACGTTCCTGAGGAACAGAACCGTCTTTCTGCCGACTATGCCGAGTTAGGAATTGAGAAACGATGA